A single window of Streptomyces griseoviridis DNA harbors:
- the ftsH gene encoding ATP-dependent zinc metalloprotease FtsH: protein MSNPAPSRKSPEQPWRTEGAPDEPKRTPPGGRRMRGGWWSLILTALIVYLIANLVLSFFNEGDERTISYTEFSRQVDAGNVSKIYAKGDAIQGQLKKKQKNPDGGAEYTKFKTERPTFADDQLWEDLTKHRVTVTAEPVVQHRSFLANLLLALAPMVLLVVLWIFIARRMSAGLGGAGGMLGRKAPPRPVELEPGAVRTTFEDVAGIDEVEGELNDVVDFLKNPDAYRRMGAKMPRGVLLSGPPGTGKTLLARAVAGEAGVPFFSASASEFIEMIVGVGASRVRELFAEARKVAPSIIFIDEIDTIGRARGGGSGMGGHDEREQTLNQILTEMDGFSGSEGVIVIAATNRADVLDPALTRPGRFDRVVTVSPPDRGGRKAILEIHTRGIPLAPDVNLAQVARTTPGMTGADLANLANEAALLAVKHQQDQVTQANLSEALEKVQLGAERPLVMPEEERRRTAFHESGHALLGMLQPGADPVRKITIVPRGRALGVTLSTPDADKYAYTEEYLRGRIIGALGGMAAEQVVYGVVTTGSESDLEQVTGIARGMVARWGMSEAVGRLSALPNDAQQAYGLAAAPQTLDVIDTEMRRIVDACYEEACRKLRDHRPQLDALAAALLESETLEETDAYRIAGITRLTKDTDTDL, encoded by the coding sequence ATGAGCAACCCCGCCCCCTCGCGCAAGTCGCCCGAGCAGCCATGGCGCACCGAGGGCGCTCCCGACGAGCCGAAGAGGACGCCGCCGGGCGGACGGCGGATGCGCGGCGGCTGGTGGAGCCTCATCCTCACCGCGCTGATCGTGTACCTGATCGCCAACCTGGTGCTGTCGTTCTTCAACGAGGGCGACGAGCGGACGATCTCCTACACCGAGTTCAGCAGACAGGTGGACGCCGGGAACGTCAGCAAGATCTACGCCAAGGGCGACGCGATCCAGGGGCAGCTCAAGAAGAAGCAGAAGAACCCCGACGGCGGCGCCGAGTACACCAAGTTCAAGACCGAGCGGCCGACCTTCGCCGACGACCAGCTCTGGGAGGACCTGACCAAGCACCGCGTCACGGTCACCGCCGAGCCGGTCGTCCAGCACCGCAGCTTTCTCGCCAATCTGCTCCTCGCACTCGCCCCGATGGTGCTCCTGGTGGTGCTGTGGATCTTCATCGCCCGCCGGATGAGCGCGGGCCTCGGCGGCGCGGGCGGCATGCTCGGCCGCAAGGCCCCGCCCCGACCGGTCGAACTGGAGCCCGGCGCGGTCCGCACCACCTTCGAGGACGTGGCCGGCATCGACGAGGTCGAGGGCGAGCTGAACGACGTCGTCGACTTCCTGAAGAACCCCGACGCCTACCGGCGGATGGGCGCCAAGATGCCCCGCGGCGTGCTCCTGTCCGGGCCGCCCGGCACCGGCAAGACACTGCTCGCGCGGGCCGTCGCCGGCGAGGCCGGGGTGCCGTTCTTCTCGGCCTCCGCGTCCGAGTTCATCGAGATGATCGTGGGCGTCGGCGCCTCCCGGGTGCGCGAGCTGTTCGCGGAGGCCCGCAAGGTCGCGCCGTCGATCATCTTCATCGACGAGATCGACACCATCGGCCGGGCCCGCGGCGGCGGCTCCGGCATGGGCGGCCACGACGAACGCGAACAGACCCTCAACCAGATCCTCACCGAGATGGACGGCTTCTCCGGCTCCGAGGGCGTCATCGTCATCGCCGCCACCAACCGCGCCGACGTCCTCGACCCGGCGCTGACCAGGCCGGGACGGTTCGACCGGGTGGTCACCGTCTCACCGCCCGACCGGGGCGGCCGCAAGGCCATCCTGGAGATCCACACCCGTGGCATCCCGCTCGCCCCCGACGTCAACCTCGCCCAGGTCGCCCGCACCACCCCCGGCATGACCGGCGCCGACCTGGCCAACCTCGCCAACGAGGCCGCGCTGCTCGCCGTCAAGCACCAGCAGGACCAGGTGACCCAGGCCAACCTCTCGGAGGCGCTGGAGAAGGTCCAGCTCGGCGCCGAACGGCCGCTGGTGATGCCCGAGGAGGAGCGAAGGCGCACCGCCTTCCACGAGAGCGGCCACGCCCTGCTCGGCATGCTCCAGCCGGGCGCCGACCCGGTCCGCAAGATCACCATCGTGCCCCGCGGCCGGGCCCTCGGCGTCACCCTCTCCACCCCGGACGCCGACAAGTACGCGTACACGGAGGAGTACCTGCGCGGCCGGATCATCGGCGCCCTCGGCGGGATGGCCGCCGAACAGGTCGTCTACGGGGTCGTCACGACCGGCTCGGAGAGCGACCTCGAGCAGGTCACCGGCATCGCCCGCGGCATGGTCGCCCGGTGGGGCATGAGCGAGGCCGTGGGCCGCCTCTCCGCCCTCCCGAACGACGCCCAGCAGGCCTACGGCCTCGCCGCCGCCCCGCAGACGCTCGACGTCATCGACACCGAGATGCGCCGGATCGTCGACGCCTGCTACGAGGAGGCCTGCCGCAAACTCCGCGACCACCGCCCCCAGTTGGACGCCCTCGCCGCGGCCCTGCTGGAGAGCGAGACCCTGGAGGAGACGGACGCGTACCGGATCGCGGGCATCACCCGGCTGACGAAGGACACCGACACCGACCTCTAG
- a CDS encoding SAM-dependent methyltransferase translates to MTPTLVRQHPAHVRQRARVDPCARARDWSEIQERMLVPLVEAVHERLDVGAQTRLLGLGCGSGLALLMASARGARVTGVESDSPELLALARRRLLPDRAATAPAGARLVFGSPGDAADARTPAFTVVTAFDPVGCLAGDARRLGERLRSAVALAARGAAVVLTGWGPPERCATSAVVRAAAGAQAGAGARRDDLEEIAHRAGLRPDGSGRVSCPFGYAGRESAVRGLLSTGLFDGAVAATDRTQVVKELTESLHPYLRPDGTVWMPNIFRYLVARVP, encoded by the coding sequence ATGACACCTACGCTCGTGCGTCAGCACCCGGCTCATGTGCGGCAGCGGGCCCGCGTGGACCCGTGCGCCCGCGCGCGTGACTGGTCCGAGATCCAGGAGCGGATGCTGGTCCCGCTGGTCGAGGCCGTCCACGAGCGCCTTGACGTGGGTGCGCAGACGCGCCTGTTGGGCCTCGGCTGCGGCTCGGGGCTCGCCCTGCTGATGGCGTCGGCCAGAGGCGCGCGGGTCACCGGCGTCGAGTCCGACTCTCCCGAACTGCTCGCGCTCGCGCGCCGGCGGCTGCTGCCCGACCGCGCGGCGACCGCGCCGGCCGGGGCCCGGCTGGTCTTCGGCTCGCCCGGGGACGCGGCCGACGCGCGGACCCCCGCGTTCACCGTGGTGACCGCCTTCGACCCGGTGGGGTGCCTGGCCGGTGACGCGCGGCGGCTCGGTGAACGGCTGCGGTCCGCGGTGGCGCTCGCCGCGCGCGGGGCGGCCGTGGTGCTGACCGGCTGGGGGCCGCCCGAGCGCTGCGCCACCTCGGCGGTGGTGCGGGCGGCGGCCGGGGCGCAGGCGGGCGCGGGGGCGCGCCGCGACGACCTGGAGGAGATCGCGCACCGGGCCGGGCTGCGCCCGGACGGATCGGGCCGGGTGTCCTGCCCGTTCGGCTACGCGGGCCGGGAGAGCGCGGTGCGCGGTCTGCTGTCCACGGGCCTCTTCGACGGGGCGGTCGCGGCGACCGACCGGACGCAGGTGGTGAAGGAGCTGACGGAGTCCCTGCATCCGTACCTGCGCCCGGACGGCACGGTGTGGATGCCGAACATCTTCCGCTACCTGGTCGCGCGGGTGCCGTAG
- the proS gene encoding proline--tRNA ligase: protein MAKPPVLTPRADDFPRWYQDLINKAELADNGPVRGTMVIRPYGYGLWERMQQEMDARIKEAGAQNAYFPLFIPQSYLTREAEHVEGFAPELAVVTHGGGKELEEPVVVRPTSETIINEYFSKWVQSYRDLPLLINQWANVVRWELRPRVFLRTTEFLWQEGHTAHASREDARDYAAHIHRDVYADFMENVLAMDVVAGRKTVRERFAGAINTLTLEGMMGDGKALQLATSHELGQNFAKAFDTRYLSKDGGQEYVWQTSWGSTTRMIGALVMTHGDDNGLRVPPRLAAVQVVVVAVKEDEAVLAAVRELADRLTKAGVRARVDVRTDTPFGRRAVDWELKGVPVRIEIGPRDLASGTAMLVRRIPGGKEPVSVESLPGLLPGVLEADQALLLAQSRERRISRTSEVATFDEAVEVATGGGWARLPWSALGPEGEARLGEHGVTVRCLVAEDGSVPAADDSPGNVAVVARAY, encoded by the coding sequence ATGGCAAAGCCCCCCGTTCTCACCCCGCGGGCCGACGACTTCCCGCGCTGGTACCAGGACCTGATCAACAAGGCGGAACTGGCCGACAACGGCCCGGTGCGCGGCACCATGGTCATCCGACCGTACGGCTACGGCCTGTGGGAGCGGATGCAGCAGGAGATGGACGCGCGCATCAAGGAGGCCGGCGCCCAGAACGCCTACTTCCCGCTGTTCATCCCGCAGTCCTACCTGACCAGGGAGGCCGAGCACGTCGAGGGCTTCGCGCCGGAACTCGCCGTCGTCACGCACGGGGGCGGCAAGGAGCTGGAGGAGCCGGTCGTCGTCAGGCCGACCTCCGAGACGATCATCAACGAGTACTTCTCCAAGTGGGTGCAGAGCTACCGCGATCTGCCCCTGCTCATCAACCAGTGGGCCAACGTGGTCCGTTGGGAGCTGCGCCCGCGGGTCTTCCTGCGCACCACCGAGTTCCTCTGGCAGGAGGGCCACACCGCCCACGCCAGTCGCGAGGACGCCCGCGACTACGCGGCCCACATCCACCGCGACGTCTACGCCGACTTCATGGAGAACGTCCTCGCCATGGACGTCGTAGCGGGCCGCAAGACGGTCAGGGAGCGGTTCGCCGGAGCGATCAACACCCTCACCCTCGAAGGCATGATGGGCGACGGCAAGGCGCTCCAGCTCGCCACCAGCCACGAGTTGGGCCAGAACTTCGCCAAGGCCTTCGACACCCGGTACCTCTCGAAGGACGGCGGCCAGGAGTACGTCTGGCAGACCTCCTGGGGCTCCACCACCCGGATGATCGGCGCCCTGGTGATGACGCACGGCGACGACAACGGCCTGCGGGTGCCGCCCCGGCTCGCCGCGGTCCAGGTGGTCGTCGTGGCCGTCAAGGAGGACGAGGCGGTTCTCGCCGCGGTCCGCGAGCTGGCCGACCGGCTGACGAAGGCCGGCGTCCGGGCCCGGGTGGACGTCCGCACGGACACGCCGTTCGGCCGCCGCGCCGTCGACTGGGAGCTGAAGGGCGTGCCGGTCCGGATCGAGATCGGACCCCGCGACCTGGCGAGCGGCACCGCGATGCTGGTGCGCCGCATCCCCGGCGGCAAGGAGCCGGTCTCCGTCGAGTCGCTCCCCGGTCTGCTGCCCGGCGTCCTGGAGGCCGACCAGGCGCTGCTGCTCGCCCAGTCCCGCGAGCGCCGGATCTCCCGGACGAGCGAGGTGGCGACGTTCGACGAGGCGGTCGAGGTGGCCACCGGCGGCGGCTGGGCGCGGCTGCCGTGGTCGGCGCTCGGTCCCGAGGGCGAGGCGCGACTGGGTGAGCACGGGGTCACCGTGCGCTGTCTCGTCGCCGAGGACGGGTCGGTGCCCGCGGCCGACGACAGCCCCGGTAACGTCGCTGTCGTGGCACGCGCCTACTGA
- the rpsP gene encoding 30S ribosomal protein S16, with protein MAVKIKLKRLGKIRSPHYRIVVADSRTRRDGRAIEEIGLYHPVQNPSRIEVDADRAAYWLSVGAQPTEPVLAILKKTGDWQKFKGEPAPAPLLQPAPKAVRPSFEALGGDDEGKGEAITQKKKAEKKDEAAAESSSSESTEA; from the coding sequence GTGGCAGTCAAGATCAAGCTGAAGCGTCTGGGCAAGATCCGTTCGCCTCACTACCGCATCGTCGTCGCCGACTCCCGTACCCGCCGTGACGGCCGGGCCATCGAGGAGATCGGCCTGTACCACCCGGTGCAGAACCCGTCGCGCATCGAGGTCGACGCCGACCGCGCCGCGTACTGGCTCTCCGTCGGCGCGCAGCCGACCGAGCCCGTCCTCGCCATCCTGAAGAAGACCGGCGACTGGCAGAAGTTCAAGGGCGAGCCCGCCCCGGCGCCGCTGCTCCAGCCGGCCCCGAAGGCGGTCCGTCCGTCGTTCGAGGCTCTGGGCGGCGACGACGAGGGCAAGGGTGAGGCCATCACCCAGAAGAAGAAGGCCGAGAAGAAGGACGAGGCCGCCGCTGAGTCCTCTTCCTCCGAGTCGACCGAGGCCTGA
- a CDS encoding RNA-binding protein, protein MLEEALEHLVKGIVDNPDEVQVASRTLRRGRVLEVRVHPDDLGKVIGRNGRTARALRTVVGAIGGRGVRVDLVDVDNVR, encoded by the coding sequence ATGCTCGAGGAGGCTCTCGAGCACCTCGTGAAGGGCATCGTCGACAACCCTGACGAAGTGCAGGTCGCCTCGCGCACCCTGCGTCGCGGGCGCGTGCTCGAGGTCCGGGTCCACCCCGACGACCTCGGCAAGGTGATCGGCCGCAACGGCCGCACCGCGCGCGCTCTGCGCACCGTCGTGGGTGCCATCGGCGGTCGCGGAGTCCGGGTCGACCTCGTCGACGTGGACAACGTCCGCTGA
- the rimM gene encoding ribosome maturation factor RimM (Essential for efficient processing of 16S rRNA), whose protein sequence is MQLVVARIGRAHGLRGEVTVEVRTDEPELRLGPGAVLTTEPASTGPLTIETGRVHSGRLLLRFAGVTDRTGADALRNTLLIAEIDPEELPDGDDEYYDHQLMDLDVVTEDGTEIGRITEISHLPSQDLFIVERPDGTEVMIPFVEEIVVEIDLQEQKAVIAPPPGLIDDRADVASDRDEP, encoded by the coding sequence GTGCAGCTGGTAGTCGCACGGATCGGCCGTGCCCACGGACTGCGGGGCGAGGTCACCGTCGAGGTCCGCACCGACGAGCCGGAGCTGCGGCTCGGGCCCGGCGCCGTCCTCACCACGGAGCCCGCCTCGACGGGCCCGCTCACCATCGAGACCGGCCGCGTGCACAGCGGCAGGCTGCTGCTGCGCTTCGCGGGCGTCACCGACCGCACCGGCGCGGACGCCCTGCGCAACACCCTGCTGATCGCCGAGATCGACCCGGAGGAACTGCCGGACGGCGACGACGAGTACTACGACCACCAGCTGATGGACCTCGACGTGGTCACCGAGGACGGCACCGAGATCGGCCGCATCACCGAGATCTCCCACCTGCCCTCCCAGGACCTCTTCATCGTCGAGCGCCCCGACGGCACCGAGGTGATGATCCCGTTCGTCGAGGAGATCGTCGTCGAGATCGACCTCCAGGAGCAGAAGGCCGTCATCGCCCCGCCGCCCGGCCTCATCGACGACCGCGCCGACGTCGCCTCAGACCGGGACGAGCCCTGA
- the trmD gene encoding tRNA (guanosine(37)-N1)-methyltransferase TrmD: MRLDVVTIFPEYLEPLNVSLVGKARARGQLDVHVHDLREWAYDRHNTVDDTPYGGGPGMVMKTGPWGDALDSALADGYERGVGSPALIVPTPSGRPFTQELAVELSERPWLIFTPARYEGIDRRVIDEYATRMPVYEVSIGDYVLAGGEAAVLVVTEAVARLLPGVLGNAESHRDDSFAPGAMANLLEGPVYTKPPLWRGRDIPEVLLSGHHGKIARWRRDEALTRTAAHRPDLIERCAPEAFDKKDREMLSILGWAPDPEGAAHGRFWRRPPAVEE; this comes from the coding sequence ATGCGGCTCGACGTCGTCACGATCTTCCCCGAGTACCTCGAACCGCTGAACGTCTCACTGGTCGGCAAGGCCCGCGCGCGCGGCCAGCTCGACGTCCACGTGCACGACCTGCGGGAGTGGGCCTACGACCGCCACAACACGGTCGACGACACCCCCTACGGCGGCGGACCCGGCATGGTCATGAAGACCGGCCCGTGGGGCGACGCCCTCGACTCCGCGCTCGCCGACGGCTACGAACGCGGCGTCGGCAGCCCCGCGCTGATCGTGCCCACCCCGAGCGGACGCCCGTTCACCCAGGAACTCGCCGTCGAGCTGTCCGAACGGCCCTGGCTGATCTTCACGCCCGCCCGCTACGAGGGCATCGACCGGCGGGTCATCGACGAGTACGCGACCCGGATGCCGGTTTACGAGGTGTCCATCGGCGACTACGTGCTGGCCGGCGGCGAGGCGGCCGTCCTGGTCGTCACCGAGGCCGTGGCCCGGCTGCTGCCCGGCGTCCTCGGCAACGCCGAGTCGCACCGCGACGACTCCTTCGCGCCCGGCGCCATGGCCAACCTGCTGGAGGGCCCCGTCTACACCAAGCCGCCCCTGTGGCGCGGCCGGGACATCCCCGAGGTGCTGCTCAGCGGCCACCACGGGAAGATCGCCCGCTGGCGCCGCGACGAGGCGCTCACCCGCACGGCCGCCCACCGGCCCGACCTGATCGAGCGCTGCGCCCCCGAGGCCTTCGACAAGAAGGACCGCGAGATGCTCTCCATCCTCGGCTGGGCGCCCGATCCCGAGGGCGCCGCCCACGGCCGATTTTGGCGCAGGCCACCGGCCGTGGAAGAATAG
- the rplS gene encoding 50S ribosomal protein L19, which translates to MSHLLDTVDSASLRSDVPAFRPGDTVNVHVRVIEGNRSRVQQFKGVVIRRQGAGVRETFTVRKVSFSVGVERTFPVHTPIVEKIELVTRGDVRRAKLYYLRELRGKAAKIKEKRDN; encoded by the coding sequence ATGTCTCACCTGCTCGACACCGTCGACTCCGCGTCGCTGCGCAGCGACGTCCCGGCGTTCCGCCCCGGCGACACCGTCAACGTCCACGTGCGCGTCATCGAGGGCAACCGCTCCCGTGTGCAGCAGTTCAAGGGCGTCGTCATCCGCCGTCAGGGCGCCGGCGTGCGCGAGACCTTCACGGTCCGCAAGGTCTCCTTCTCCGTCGGCGTCGAGCGCACCTTCCCGGTGCACACCCCGATCGTGGAGAAGATCGAGCTCGTCACCCGCGGTGACGTGCGTCGCGCGAAGCTGTACTACCTCCGTGAGCTGCGCGGCAAGGCCGCGAAGATCAAGGAGAAGCGCGACAACTGA
- the lepB gene encoding signal peptidase I: MDTEAQSTERDRSSRPSAPGDPSDAAGPEGRSRFALHHRISAVLPGGLISLTLLLGLVLLLLLNTFVVQPFQIPSGSMEQGLRIGDRVLVDKLAYRFGAEPRRGDVVVFDGTGYFGDADYIKRVVGVGGDRVVCCDEDGRIKVNGRAVDESTFLFPGDSPSSVPFDVVVPAGTLFLLGDHRGDSSDSRDHLGSPGGGMIPLGAVVGRADWIIWPRTHWTRLHRPAAYARVPGAAAGGAHG; encoded by the coding sequence ATGGACACCGAAGCACAGTCGACGGAGCGCGACCGCTCCTCCCGCCCTTCCGCACCCGGGGACCCCTCGGACGCGGCAGGACCGGAGGGACGGTCGCGTTTCGCGTTGCACCACCGGATCTCCGCGGTCCTGCCCGGCGGCCTGATCAGCCTCACCCTCCTGCTCGGGCTGGTCCTCCTGCTGCTGCTGAACACGTTCGTGGTGCAACCGTTCCAGATCCCGAGCGGATCCATGGAACAGGGATTGAGGATCGGGGACCGCGTTCTCGTAGATAAGTTGGCGTACCGTTTCGGTGCCGAGCCGCGCCGCGGTGATGTCGTCGTCTTCGACGGCACCGGGTACTTCGGGGACGCCGACTACATCAAACGCGTCGTGGGTGTGGGGGGAGACCGGGTGGTCTGCTGCGACGAGGACGGGAGGATCAAGGTGAACGGCCGGGCGGTCGACGAGTCGACGTTCCTGTTTCCGGGCGACAGCCCCTCCTCGGTCCCCTTCGACGTGGTCGTGCCCGCCGGGACCCTGTTCCTGCTCGGCGACCACCGCGGCGACTCCAGCGACTCCCGCGACCACCTCGGCTCCCCGGGCGGCGGGATGATCCCGCTCGGCGCCGTCGTCGGACGGGCCGACTGGATCATCTGGCCCCGCACGCACTGGACCCGCCTGCACCGTCCCGCCGCCTACGCGCGCGTGCCCGGTGCCGCCGCCGGCGGTGCCCATGGGTAA
- the lepB gene encoding signal peptidase I, which yields MGNRGRPRGVPTSAAENLLPTGVRRTSGGGGGGQGAGRTRADRRRLQRKVKRRRRRSAVKEIPLLVGVAVLIALVLKTFLLQAFVIPSGSMEQTIQIGDRVLVDKFTPWFGSKPQRGDVVVFKDPGGWLQDEQSTTKKNDPIVVKQVKEGLTFIGLLPSDNEKDLIKRVVGVGGDRVTCCDAQGRVTVNGVPLDEGAYLYPGNAPSTQAFDITVPRGRLWVMGDHRANSADSRAHQDTDYGGTVSENSVVGRAMVIAWPFGHWNTLKEPKTFSSVSNSVSGATAVPQVSHRVAPDDPNGSIRLPTPAELPLVMGVVGLRRVWRGRWHGVRSWRGGCGGWRTVRTRRRGAPRTSRGRGGPGRERRRELRE from the coding sequence ATGGGTAACCGCGGCAGACCGCGCGGGGTGCCGACCAGCGCGGCCGAGAACCTGCTGCCCACCGGGGTCAGGCGCACCAGCGGCGGAGGCGGCGGCGGGCAGGGCGCCGGCCGCACCCGCGCCGACCGCCGCAGGCTCCAGCGCAAGGTCAAACGACGGCGGCGGCGCAGCGCGGTCAAGGAGATACCGCTCCTGGTCGGCGTCGCGGTCCTGATCGCGCTGGTCCTGAAGACGTTCCTGCTCCAGGCGTTCGTGATCCCGTCGGGCTCCATGGAACAGACCATCCAGATCGGCGACCGCGTCCTGGTCGACAAGTTCACACCGTGGTTCGGCTCCAAGCCTCAGCGCGGCGACGTCGTCGTCTTCAAGGACCCCGGCGGCTGGCTCCAGGACGAGCAGAGCACCACCAAGAAGAACGACCCGATCGTCGTCAAGCAGGTCAAGGAGGGGCTCACCTTCATCGGCCTGCTGCCCTCCGACAACGAGAAGGACCTCATCAAGAGGGTCGTCGGCGTCGGCGGCGACCGCGTCACGTGCTGTGACGCGCAGGGCCGGGTGACCGTCAACGGCGTTCCGCTCGACGAGGGCGCCTACCTGTATCCCGGCAACGCCCCCTCCACGCAGGCGTTCGACATCACCGTCCCGCGGGGGCGGCTGTGGGTGATGGGGGACCACCGGGCCAACTCGGCGGACTCCCGCGCCCACCAGGACACCGACTACGGCGGCACCGTCTCCGAGAACTCCGTGGTGGGACGCGCGATGGTCATCGCGTGGCCTTTCGGACACTGGAACACCCTCAAGGAACCTAAAACTTTCTCCTCGGTCTCCAACTCCGTGTCGGGGGCGACCGCCGTTCCCCAGGTGTCGCATAGGGTTGCCCCCGACGATCCGAACGGATCGATCCGACTCCCGACCCCTGCGGAACTCCCGCTCGTTATGGGAGTGGTGGGCCTGCGCCGTGTGTGGCGCGGGCGGTGGCACGGAGTAAGGAGTTGGCGTGGGGGATGTGGCGGTTGGCGCACGGTCCGGACACGACGGCGAGGAGCACCGCGGACGTCCCGTGGACGCGGCGGACCCGGCCGGGAACGGCGCCGTGAACTCCGGGAGTGA
- the lepB gene encoding signal peptidase I, with amino-acid sequence MGDVAVGARSGHDGEEHRGRPVDAADPAGNGAVNSGSDTGRPADEVPGPDAQTGSDGQGPGDDAPPQRQQRSFWKELPILIGIALVLALIIKTFLVQAFSIPSDSMQNTLQQGDRVLVDKLTPWFGSEPERGEVVVFHDPDNWLAGEPTANPNALQKVLSWIGLMPSAEEKDLIKRVIGVGGDTVSCKNSGPLKVNGKALNDASFVYPGNTPCSVDDQGGQFTVKIPKGYLWVMGDHRQNSRDSRYNQDDAHHGMVPVKDVVGRAIVIAWPVNRWSTLPVPDTFDQPGLSDQKTSAAPLTVAPNAVALVGAVPVALWWRRRRIAPEVTKG; translated from the coding sequence GTGGGGGATGTGGCGGTTGGCGCACGGTCCGGACACGACGGCGAGGAGCACCGCGGACGTCCCGTGGACGCGGCGGACCCGGCCGGGAACGGCGCCGTGAACTCCGGGAGTGACACCGGACGACCTGCCGACGAGGTCCCCGGGCCCGACGCGCAGACCGGGTCCGACGGCCAGGGGCCGGGCGACGACGCTCCCCCGCAGCGGCAGCAGCGCTCCTTCTGGAAGGAACTGCCGATCCTGATCGGCATCGCGCTGGTGCTCGCGCTGATCATCAAGACGTTCCTGGTGCAGGCGTTCTCGATCCCGTCGGACTCGATGCAGAACACCCTCCAGCAGGGCGACCGGGTCCTGGTGGACAAGCTCACCCCGTGGTTCGGCTCCGAGCCCGAGCGCGGCGAGGTCGTCGTCTTCCACGACCCGGACAACTGGCTGGCGGGCGAGCCCACGGCCAACCCGAACGCCCTCCAGAAGGTCCTCAGCTGGATCGGCCTGATGCCGTCCGCCGAGGAGAAGGACCTCATCAAGCGGGTCATCGGGGTCGGCGGCGACACCGTCTCCTGCAAGAACTCCGGCCCGCTGAAGGTCAACGGCAAGGCGCTCAACGACGCCTCGTTCGTCTACCCGGGCAACACCCCGTGCAGCGTCGACGACCAGGGCGGCCAGTTCACCGTCAAGATCCCCAAGGGCTACCTCTGGGTGATGGGCGACCACCGGCAGAACTCCCGCGACTCCCGCTACAACCAGGACGACGCGCACCACGGCATGGTCCCGGTGAAGGACGTCGTCGGCCGCGCCATCGTGATCGCCTGGCCGGTCAACCGCTGGAGCACCCTCCCGGTCCCCGACACCTTCGACCAGCCCGGCCTGAGCGACCAGAAGACGTCAGCGGCGCCCCTGACGGTCGCGCCGAACGCCGTCGCCCTCGTCGGCGCGGTCCCGGTGGCCCTGTGGTGGCGCCGGCGCAGGATCGCGCCTGAGGTCACGAAGGGCTGA
- the lepB gene encoding signal peptidase I, with the protein MGGESTTRTAPHGGGTGTARAGGRLGQRLSGLAVGLGIVMFLGGFAWGAVLYRPYTVPTGSMSPTIAAGDRVLAQRIDGDEIRRGDVVVFDDRSWVTNASVVKRVVAVGGDTVACCTDGRLTVDGKPIDEPYLPKGSLAETTGFPTVKVPEGRLFLLGDERQGSLDSTAHLTDAAGGTVARGAVKARVDAVVWPMDGMLPKPTGFETLGALSEPGPLRPIVALIVAGAVLVLGGGAYGPLAGLFGRRRGAARTRTEPVGAR; encoded by the coding sequence ATGGGTGGCGAGAGCACGACACGTACGGCCCCGCACGGCGGCGGCACCGGCACCGCGCGGGCGGGCGGCAGGCTCGGACAGCGGCTGTCCGGCCTCGCGGTGGGACTCGGCATCGTGATGTTCCTCGGCGGATTCGCCTGGGGAGCGGTGCTCTACCGGCCCTACACCGTGCCGACCGGCTCCATGTCGCCCACCATCGCCGCCGGTGACCGCGTCCTGGCCCAGCGGATCGACGGCGACGAGATACGCCGGGGCGACGTCGTCGTCTTCGACGACAGGTCCTGGGTCACCAACGCGTCCGTCGTCAAGCGTGTGGTCGCGGTCGGCGGCGACACGGTCGCCTGCTGCACCGACGGCAGGCTGACCGTCGACGGCAAGCCGATCGACGAGCCCTACCTGCCCAAGGGCAGCCTCGCCGAGACCACCGGCTTCCCCACCGTGAAGGTCCCCGAGGGACGGCTGTTCCTGCTCGGCGACGAACGCCAGGGCTCCCTCGACTCCACCGCCCACCTCACCGACGCCGCCGGCGGCACGGTCGCGCGCGGCGCCGTGAAGGCCCGCGTGGACGCCGTGGTCTGGCCGATGGACGGCATGCTCCCCAAGCCCACCGGCTTCGAGACCCTCGGCGCCCTCTCAGAGCCGGGCCCGCTGCGCCCGATCGTCGCGCTGATCGTCGCGGGCGCGGTGCTGGTGCTCGGCGGCGGCGCCTACGGGCCGCTCGCCGGACTGTTCGGCCGCCGCCGAGGCGCGGCCCGCACCCGGACGGAGCCCGTGGGTGCCCGCTGA